DNA from Nitrospiraceae bacterium:
CTCGTGGAGCGCTGGCGGCAGACCTACAACCGGATTCGGCCCCACAGCGCCCTGGGCTATCGTCCGCCGGCACCGGAAGCCATCGCGCCACGGTGCGCGTGAGTCACATTGCAAGTGGTACAACTACAGGGGGCAGGTCAAATCAGTCTTCGTT
Protein-coding regions in this window:
- a CDS encoding integrase core domain-containing protein, with translation LVERWRQTYNRIRPHSALGYRPPAPEAIAPRCA